The Brasilonema sennae CENA114 genome includes a region encoding these proteins:
- a CDS encoding tyrosinase family protein, whose product MQIRRNIYRILESGGSEIAAYRRGVEVMKARSNVNPNDTTGWIFQANIHGTSLRNPTFNQFWNQCQHRSFFFLSWHRMYIYFFERIVRSASGDAKFSLPYWNYSERNQSVLPEPFRIPANSSNTLYVSQRRNQINQGQALPANSVDYRRALSFVNFFSDIGSLAPSFGGGVVSGPIQFANPNVTGQMENQPHNVIHGDIGGGGWMSDPLLAARDPIFWLHHSNIDRLWEQWLNQGQGRSNPVNNSTWMNSRFIFFNENGQRQEMSGKDILDTASQLDYVYDDKPMTPPPPPPTVSFIAPRPSQPQFLGSTPEGKVIQLTANAAEFSISPIPQRAAFTALPVEKQRVMLVFEGIEYDKPPGVNYEVYLNLPDDNSAPLQENYVGTIGLFAMEPHNHSHAEEHSEHQHMAHEHGNHDAAEKHPKPTVVLEATNVVEALQQQGKWSNQFRITLVTTYQDKPLSEVRFQKISVYTF is encoded by the coding sequence ATGCAGATTCGTCGCAATATTTACAGGATATTAGAGAGTGGTGGCTCAGAAATTGCCGCATATCGTAGGGGTGTGGAGGTGATGAAAGCCCGTTCCAATGTCAATCCAAACGATACAACTGGATGGATATTCCAGGCAAACATTCACGGCACTTCACTGAGGAATCCTACCTTTAATCAATTTTGGAATCAATGTCAGCACCGAAGCTTCTTCTTCTTGTCTTGGCATCGGATGTATATTTACTTTTTCGAGCGAATTGTGCGATCTGCTTCAGGAGATGCTAAGTTTTCACTTCCCTACTGGAATTATTCTGAGCGAAATCAGAGTGTTTTACCAGAGCCGTTTCGCATTCCTGCAAATAGTTCAAATACGTTGTATGTGAGTCAGCGGAGAAACCAAATCAATCAAGGGCAAGCACTACCAGCAAACTCGGTTGACTATAGACGTGCATTAAGCTTTGTAAATTTCTTCTCCGATATAGGTTCTTTGGCTCCTTCCTTTGGTGGAGGCGTAGTGTCTGGACCAATACAGTTTGCTAATCCTAATGTTACAGGACAAATGGAAAACCAGCCTCACAATGTCATTCATGGGGATATAGGAGGAGGAGGTTGGATGAGCGATCCTTTGTTAGCCGCTCGTGATCCAATTTTCTGGCTACATCACTCCAACATTGATCGATTATGGGAGCAGTGGTTGAACCAAGGTCAGGGTCGTTCTAATCCAGTCAATAATTCAACATGGATGAATAGTAGGTTTATCTTCTTTAATGAAAATGGTCAAAGACAGGAAATGTCAGGTAAAGATATCTTAGATACAGCTTCACAGTTGGATTATGTTTACGACGATAAGCCGATGACTCCACCTCCTCCACCACCTACCGTGTCATTTATTGCACCACGCCCAAGTCAGCCTCAATTCCTTGGATCTACACCTGAAGGAAAAGTTATTCAGTTAACAGCAAATGCAGCTGAGTTTTCAATTTCTCCCATCCCACAAAGAGCAGCATTCACTGCCTTACCAGTGGAAAAGCAGAGAGTTATGCTTGTCTTTGAAGGTATTGAATATGACAAGCCCCCTGGCGTGAATTATGAGGTATACCTCAATCTGCCGGATGATAACTCAGCACCATTACAAGAGAATTATGTTGGAACCATAGGGTTGTTCGCAATGGAACCTCATAATCACTCACATGCTGAAGAACACTCTGAACACCAACACATGGCTCACGAACATGGCAACCATGACGCTGCTGAGAAGCATCCAAAACCGACAGTTGTCTTGGAAGCAACTAACGTTGTGGAGGCGCTACAGCAACAAGGTAAATGGTCTAATCAATTCCGGATTACGTTAGTGACGACTTATCAAGACAAGCCACTTTCCGAAGTGCGCTTCCAGAAAATTTCTGTTTATACTTTCTAA
- a CDS encoding DUF1822 family protein: protein MNVPQSTMNPKIESWTFAVPLALSAHSRAEQFRRYQVNPQKAKQVYLNTLAVYAVNFYLQCRGFETDWETSDSCNPGMQMLMDVADLVVKNRGKLECRPVLPNTEVVCIPAEVWSERIGYVAVQLSESLREATLLGFVEKVTSFELPLSQLRSLEELPRHLNQIRPAINLSKWFENIFEVSWQALDAILDPKATQLSFSFRKAVEVKRCKLISLGTPNQAVAMIVAISQASEVEIDISVEVQPPQGYTYLPSNLQLIVLDENGEAVINTHAGSDNQSIQLEFSGEPGDSFSVKVALGDVSVTENFVI, encoded by the coding sequence ATGAACGTTCCTCAATCAACCATGAACCCTAAAATTGAGTCCTGGACTTTCGCTGTTCCGCTTGCTTTATCAGCTCATTCACGAGCAGAACAGTTTCGACGTTACCAAGTCAATCCTCAAAAAGCCAAACAAGTTTATCTGAATACTCTGGCAGTGTATGCAGTGAATTTTTATCTACAGTGCCGAGGATTTGAAACGGACTGGGAGACAAGCGACAGTTGCAACCCTGGAATGCAGATGCTGATGGATGTTGCCGATTTAGTGGTGAAAAATCGTGGTAAATTGGAGTGTAGACCAGTGTTACCTAATACAGAAGTTGTCTGTATTCCCGCAGAAGTCTGGTCAGAACGGATTGGCTACGTTGCAGTGCAGCTTTCTGAATCATTGCGAGAAGCAACATTGCTGGGATTTGTGGAAAAGGTGACATCCTTTGAGTTACCTTTGAGCCAGTTGCGATCGCTCGAAGAATTGCCCAGACACTTGAATCAAATTAGACCCGCAATCAACCTAAGCAAATGGTTTGAGAATATTTTTGAAGTTAGTTGGCAAGCCTTAGATGCCATTTTAGATCCAAAAGCAACTCAGCTCTCCTTCAGCTTTAGAAAAGCTGTGGAAGTTAAGCGGTGCAAGCTGATTTCATTGGGAACGCCGAATCAAGCAGTCGCTATGATTGTAGCAATTAGCCAAGCATCTGAGGTGGAAATAGACATCAGCGTGGAAGTGCAACCCCCACAAGGTTATACATATCTACCCTCGAATTTGCAACTCATAGTGCTTGATGAAAATGGAGAAGCAGTCATCAATACCCATGCAGGAAGTGACAATCAAAGTATTCAATTAGAGTTTAGTGGGGAGCCAGGAGACAGTTTTAGTGTTAAAGTTGCTCTTGGTGATGTCAGCGTCACAGAAAATTTTGTCATTTAG
- a CDS encoding CHASE2 domain-containing protein: MTKLIVLKLDGDFQQGFRVTLEIGAEGERPETEITGKLPSAPELVKQYSGWQATYRSLGKVTRELKTKRVRIDGSLRKLRDECRTQAKELSDRLNSWLKTESFFSIREKWLERVSTSEPVRVLICTEHQQVWQLPWHHWDLLERYKFAEIGLATLEYAPQEQKSIHENKVRILGILGNSEGIKVEEDKQQLENLPGAQTTFLVEPQRQELNDQLWEQHWDILFFAGHSQTEGERGRIYLNQSDSFSLDELRYALQTAVRGGLQFAIFNSCDGLGLAWELLHLHIPQMIVMREPVPDKVAQTFLKYFLQAFASGKPVYEAVQEARQRLQGLEDEFPCASWLPVICQHRSAVPFTWEELRASKTPVPLTQLSRPRVSLWRRAQTILAASLVVTSLVIGARLQGILQNSELKAYDTVMRLQPHPGIQDKRILVVTVNDDDVKQFGKPLSDRTVEQLLTKLEKYQPKVIGLDIYRDTPQKEGWDKLIERLRKSDRTLAICQVGESNGAPAIDPPPQVPPERLGFSDGFIHDPPNDTIRRYTLVMDRSAESPCTTPYAFSFQLIRHYLPATTRYEFNPGKNLSINSIVFDVLKPYSGGYQLPHTDMLGYQLLIDYRSPDRFSQVSLTQVLNEQDSDLLKLIKDRIVLIGYVGASTKDKHLTPLGKMPGVIVHTQMVSQILNVVLDRRPLLSPWSSLSNTVWVWGWSMVGGILTLTFCSPRNQGISIGVALLANGCICFGFFTQAVWVPLIPSALALVMTGGSVAYIVRTYARAT, from the coding sequence ATGACTAAATTAATTGTCCTCAAATTAGATGGTGATTTCCAACAGGGCTTTCGAGTCACGCTAGAAATTGGCGCGGAAGGTGAACGTCCTGAAACAGAAATTACTGGGAAGTTGCCAAGCGCACCCGAACTTGTCAAACAGTATAGTGGTTGGCAAGCAACTTATCGCAGCTTGGGAAAGGTGACTCGTGAGCTAAAAACTAAACGAGTCAGAATTGATGGTTCTTTAAGAAAGCTTAGGGATGAGTGTCGCACTCAAGCCAAAGAGTTAAGCGATCGCCTCAATAGTTGGCTCAAAACAGAGTCCTTTTTCTCCATTCGCGAGAAGTGGCTAGAAAGAGTCAGCACATCCGAACCTGTACGGGTGCTAATTTGTACCGAACACCAGCAGGTATGGCAGTTACCTTGGCATCATTGGGATTTGTTAGAGCGCTATAAATTTGCGGAAATTGGACTCGCTACTCTGGAGTACGCACCACAGGAGCAGAAGTCTATCCATGAAAATAAAGTGAGAATTCTAGGGATTCTGGGCAATAGCGAAGGCATTAAAGTTGAGGAAGACAAACAACAACTAGAGAATTTACCTGGTGCACAAACCACCTTTTTGGTGGAACCACAACGTCAAGAGTTAAACGATCAGCTTTGGGAGCAACACTGGGATATATTATTTTTCGCAGGGCATAGTCAGACTGAGGGTGAAAGGGGGCGGATTTATCTCAACCAAAGTGATAGCTTTTCCCTTGACGAACTCAGATATGCCTTACAAACAGCAGTGAGAGGTGGGTTGCAGTTCGCAATTTTCAACTCTTGTGATGGTTTGGGATTAGCCTGGGAGTTACTACATCTGCACATCCCACAAATGATAGTCATGCGGGAGCCAGTACCAGACAAGGTAGCACAAACATTTTTGAAGTATTTTCTGCAAGCATTTGCCAGTGGGAAGCCTGTGTACGAGGCGGTACAAGAAGCGCGACAACGACTGCAAGGTTTAGAAGATGAATTTCCCTGTGCTAGTTGGTTACCAGTGATTTGCCAACATCGGTCAGCTGTACCTTTCACATGGGAAGAGTTACGCGCATCTAAAACACCAGTTCCCCTGACACAACTTTCTCGCCCAAGAGTGTCCTTGTGGCGTCGTGCTCAAACAATTTTGGCAGCAAGTTTAGTTGTCACCAGCTTAGTTATAGGAGCGCGATTGCAGGGGATACTGCAAAATTCGGAGTTAAAGGCTTATGACACAGTTATGCGACTGCAACCACATCCAGGAATACAGGACAAGCGCATTCTTGTTGTTACCGTTAATGATGACGACGTGAAACAATTTGGCAAGCCACTGAGTGACCGAACGGTAGAGCAGCTGTTGACGAAACTAGAGAAATATCAACCAAAAGTCATCGGTCTGGATATTTATCGAGATACTCCTCAGAAAGAAGGTTGGGATAAGTTAATTGAACGTTTACGAAAGAGCGATCGCACTCTTGCAATATGTCAAGTTGGTGAGTCCAACGGTGCGCCTGCAATTGACCCTCCTCCTCAAGTTCCCCCAGAACGTTTGGGCTTCAGTGATGGTTTTATACACGATCCACCAAATGACACTATACGTCGCTATACTTTGGTTATGGATCGATCAGCGGAATCACCTTGCACAACACCCTACGCTTTCAGCTTTCAGCTCATACGCCATTACCTTCCCGCCACTACGCGCTATGAGTTTAACCCAGGTAAAAACCTATCCATTAATTCTATTGTCTTTGATGTATTGAAACCTTATTCTGGGGGATACCAACTACCCCACACTGATATGCTAGGTTATCAATTACTAATCGATTACCGTTCGCCTGATCGATTTTCCCAAGTCTCGCTGACACAAGTTCTGAACGAGCAAGATTCTGATTTGCTCAAATTGATTAAGGATCGCATTGTCCTAATTGGTTATGTCGGTGCAAGTACTAAAGACAAGCACCTGACACCTTTAGGGAAAATGCCAGGAGTGATTGTTCACACTCAAATGGTCAGTCAAATTCTCAATGTTGTCTTGGATCGTAGACCTTTGTTGTCGCCTTGGTCATCATTAAGCAACACAGTATGGGTTTGGGGCTGGTCGATGGTTGGAGGTATTCTAACTCTTACATTCTGTTCACCACGAAATCAGGGAATCTCAATTGGAGTAGCACTTTTGGCTAATGGTTGCATTTGCTTTGGCTTTTTTACCCAAGCTGTTTGGGTTCCTTTGATTCCATCCGCACTAGCTTTGGTAATGACAGGTGGCTCGGTGGCTTATATTGTCAGGACTTATGCACGAGCAACGTAA
- a CDS encoding DUF928 domain-containing protein yields MFQRTFICLTWILITFATGFLPIQAQTQRNSDPPRSGRPPNRIDGGDRGRCSATKTSANKNLIALVPATGEALSTAESPTILFYVPYASNSSLAARLSLQDENGYGVIKPVQITLSEIPGIVSLRLPKQLEKNKLYHWFFTIICDTKNGTNNAGVDGWIRRIEPSPTLVRQLEKKSQQERAELYIKEGFWVDALALQLEMRHTNLQADTGWTNLLQNLDLRAIAPEKIVPCCTLKQ; encoded by the coding sequence ATGTTTCAACGCACATTTATTTGTTTAACTTGGATACTGATAACTTTTGCAACTGGCTTTTTACCAATCCAAGCTCAAACTCAAAGAAACTCCGATCCGCCCAGAAGCGGCAGACCACCAAATCGTATAGATGGAGGCGATCGCGGTAGGTGTTCAGCAACAAAAACATCTGCAAACAAAAATTTAATCGCTTTAGTACCTGCTACTGGCGAAGCCTTGAGTACTGCTGAATCTCCGACAATCTTGTTTTATGTACCCTATGCATCTAATTCATCCCTCGCTGCGAGATTGTCGTTACAGGACGAAAACGGCTATGGCGTCATTAAGCCAGTTCAGATAACACTGTCAGAAATTCCGGGGATTGTCAGCTTGCGCTTGCCAAAACAATTGGAGAAAAACAAGTTGTATCACTGGTTTTTTACAATTATTTGTGACACAAAAAACGGAACTAATAATGCTGGTGTTGACGGATGGATACGACGAATAGAACCAAGTCCTACTCTTGTACGTCAATTAGAGAAAAAATCACAACAGGAACGTGCAGAGTTATATATCAAAGAAGGGTTTTGGGTTGATGCTTTGGCGCTGCAGTTGGAGATGCGCCATACCAATTTGCAAGCTGATACTGGCTGGACTAATTTGTTACAAAATCTTGACTTGAGAGCGATCGCTCCTGAGAAAATTGTTCCATGCTGCACTCTCAAACAATAA
- a CDS encoding Uma2 family endonuclease: MPTDHLKIALPTTDELPCSDDIPVDNEDQNFVPNFLLFLLNTIWAARMDWFFGVDMAVYHTTGVNPRVPIVPDGFLSLGVERKKGGKSRKSYAVWEENEVVPIMTLEMVSHSPGGEYDEKLDIYAKLGVLYYVIYNPEYWRRDQHQPFEVYKLVDQNYQLQIREPYWMAEVGLGIGRYQAVVGGIQQELLSWYDEQGNRYLTAEEIAQTERQRAEQEQQRAEQLAQYLRSLGIDPDNLPSE; this comes from the coding sequence ATGCCAACAGACCATCTCAAAATCGCGTTACCAACTACCGACGAACTACCTTGTTCAGACGATATACCTGTGGATAACGAAGACCAGAACTTTGTGCCCAACTTTTTACTATTCTTGTTGAACACAATTTGGGCTGCGCGGATGGATTGGTTCTTTGGGGTAGATATGGCAGTGTATCACACCACAGGAGTGAATCCGAGAGTACCCATAGTACCGGATGGCTTTTTAAGTTTGGGAGTAGAACGGAAAAAAGGTGGAAAATCTCGTAAGAGCTATGCTGTTTGGGAAGAAAACGAAGTCGTTCCCATCATGACATTAGAAATGGTTTCCCATAGCCCAGGAGGAGAATACGACGAGAAACTAGATATTTACGCCAAACTCGGTGTGCTGTACTATGTCATTTACAATCCTGAGTATTGGCGACGCGACCAACATCAACCATTTGAAGTTTATAAGTTGGTAGATCAAAACTATCAATTGCAAATCCGCGAACCCTATTGGATGGCAGAAGTCGGCTTAGGTATTGGAAGATACCAAGCTGTAGTTGGAGGGATTCAACAGGAGCTACTGTCTTGGTATGACGAACAAGGAAACCGCTACTTAACAGCAGAAGAAATCGCACAGACAGAACGTCAACGGGCAGAACAGGAACAACAACGAGCAGAACAATTGGCGCAGTATTTGCGATCGCTTGGTATTGACCCTGATAATCTACCAAGTGAATGA
- a CDS encoding CHAT domain-containing protein produces the protein MKKGKFFSWLKIVAVVCGDMLPQHHLLEVYRRILRFIFLTILGLITTLSVPLLLAQGVAGNNYAIRVASSPRLIAHMQAIAPTSNTQTLLQQGIELYNTERFSEAIGVFQQAFANSQKDNLNQALVLRYLSLAYQHLGLWEEAEKAILQSRQLLENQKNTTNTQAYLDVLAKIWNTQGRLQWARGHWSVALESWKQAEASYQQAGNRAGVVGSLINEITALQWLGLSRQALAGLSHQPLVDFPDVEQVIKRIEQIIQQESDPNLKASQWQSLGEVLRRIGNLSMSEKSLQKSLQVAQEFQLNKAANSARLELGNTKRALANRAIVINNQENAKNNIRDAINNYQQAAASPSFRLQAQLNLFSLWVETGEWLEAAKLQPQIQQSLASLPASTTNVYARLNFARNLTCFLPSIDKKSVLWLSCTSLKQLREQPSKPSEEITSPPSSQEIEQMITTGIHVSRSLKDRKAESYALGQLGELYELTGKFSKAQDLTQQALLLAEEIQAPDVRYRWEWQLGRLWEKQGNRQRAIAFYKNAFNSLKFVRNDLLTIDTDVQFSFRENVEPIHRQLVDLLLQTEDNSQLNPKLNQEIFKDAIYAIDSLQLAELENFLNCNLSQIVRLNLDDDKLDLKAKLDKLDPNTAFIYPIILEDRLEIILSLPKQKWIKYTTSISRNTLESKLNELRGYLTRNDSGRDEYEPLSRQLYDWLIRPAEKYLNSNQIKTLVFILDGSLRDIPMVALWDGKQYLVQKYAVAIAPALQLLSPKPSEKKQFKALIAGLTKGSTFSIEGSIFNFQPLSNVKNEVETIKQILPTSEEMLDEQFQTKNLQSKLYSSSYPIVHFATHGHFSSNPQETFILSAPNVPINLNKLQELLQTRKQSRPDAIQLLVLSACQTATGDKRAALGLAGVAVKAGALSTLASLWSVNDKSTALFMGQFYQHLVKQQMTKAAALRHTQLDLLQNRQGEYRHPFYWSPFVLVGDWL, from the coding sequence ATGAAAAAGGGGAAGTTTTTCTCGTGGCTGAAGATAGTCGCTGTAGTCTGCGGTGACATGCTCCCACAGCATCATCTACTTGAGGTGTACCGCCGAATACTGAGATTCATCTTTTTAACAATTTTGGGATTAATTACAACTTTATCTGTCCCACTTCTGCTAGCTCAAGGGGTTGCAGGAAATAATTATGCGATACGCGTAGCGTCAAGCCCCCGGCTTATCGCTCATATGCAAGCGATCGCCCCAACTTCCAACACCCAAACATTACTACAACAAGGTATAGAACTTTACAATACAGAACGATTTTCCGAAGCAATAGGAGTCTTTCAGCAGGCATTTGCCAACAGCCAAAAAGATAACCTCAATCAAGCGCTGGTACTGCGTTATCTTTCCTTAGCTTATCAACACTTGGGGCTGTGGGAGGAAGCAGAAAAGGCAATCTTGCAAAGTCGTCAGTTGCTGGAAAATCAGAAAAACACAACTAACACCCAGGCTTACTTAGACGTTCTGGCGAAAATTTGGAACACTCAAGGTCGTCTGCAATGGGCAAGGGGACATTGGTCTGTTGCTCTAGAAAGCTGGAAGCAAGCAGAAGCTAGCTACCAACAAGCTGGTAATCGTGCGGGTGTCGTTGGTAGCTTAATTAACGAAATAACAGCATTACAATGGTTAGGTTTAAGCCGTCAAGCACTTGCAGGATTGAGCCATCAGCCATTAGTGGACTTTCCAGACGTTGAGCAAGTGATAAAGCGGATAGAGCAAATTATACAACAGGAATCAGATCCCAACCTCAAAGCCTCCCAATGGCAGAGTCTTGGTGAAGTTCTCAGACGTATTGGCAATCTTTCAATGTCTGAGAAGTCCTTACAGAAGAGTTTGCAAGTGGCTCAAGAATTTCAACTGAATAAAGCTGCTAACTCTGCACGGTTGGAGTTGGGTAATACCAAACGCGCTTTAGCTAACAGAGCTATAGTCATTAATAACCAAGAAAACGCTAAAAATAATATTCGTGATGCTATCAATAATTATCAACAGGCTGCTGCATCTCCTAGTTTCCGACTCCAGGCTCAACTAAATCTATTTAGCCTCTGGGTGGAAACTGGGGAATGGTTGGAAGCTGCCAAACTGCAACCTCAAATTCAGCAGTCGTTAGCTAGCTTACCTGCCAGTACAACAAATGTCTACGCCAGACTCAACTTTGCCCGGAATCTGACTTGTTTTCTACCAAGTATTGACAAAAAATCAGTTTTATGGTTAAGCTGCACTAGCTTAAAGCAGCTCAGAGAACAGCCCTCAAAGCCAAGCGAAGAAATCACATCTCCTCCCTCATCGCAGGAAATCGAACAGATGATAACCACTGGGATTCATGTGAGTCGTAGTTTGAAAGATCGCAAAGCTGAATCCTATGCTTTAGGACAATTGGGTGAACTTTACGAGTTAACTGGAAAGTTTTCAAAAGCTCAAGATTTGACTCAGCAAGCTCTTTTGTTAGCGGAGGAGATTCAAGCACCTGATGTTCGCTACCGTTGGGAATGGCAGTTGGGACGTTTATGGGAAAAACAAGGGAATAGACAAAGAGCGATCGCTTTTTATAAAAATGCGTTTAACTCCCTCAAGTTCGTTCGCAATGATTTACTCACCATCGATACTGATGTACAGTTCTCTTTTCGGGAAAATGTCGAACCTATTCACCGCCAGCTAGTTGATTTGCTATTACAGACTGAGGATAACTCTCAACTAAACCCAAAACTAAACCAAGAAATTTTCAAAGATGCCATTTATGCGATCGACTCTCTCCAATTAGCTGAACTGGAAAATTTCCTCAATTGTAACCTGAGCCAAATAGTGCGGCTGAACCTGGATGATGACAAGTTAGATTTGAAAGCAAAATTGGACAAGTTAGATCCGAATACAGCATTTATTTATCCAATCATTCTAGAAGATAGATTAGAAATCATACTCTCGTTACCCAAGCAAAAGTGGATTAAATACACAACTTCTATAAGCAGGAATACGTTAGAATCTAAGCTCAATGAATTGCGGGGATATCTGACACGAAATGATTCTGGTCGCGATGAATATGAGCCTTTATCTCGTCAACTCTATGATTGGCTGATTCGACCAGCTGAGAAATACTTGAACTCAAACCAAATTAAAACCTTAGTGTTTATATTGGATGGTTCCTTACGAGATATTCCGATGGTTGCTTTGTGGGATGGTAAACAGTATCTTGTGCAGAAGTACGCTGTCGCGATCGCTCCAGCACTGCAACTGTTAAGTCCCAAGCCTTCAGAAAAAAAACAGTTCAAAGCTCTCATTGCAGGTTTGACCAAAGGTAGCACATTTTCTATTGAGGGAAGCATCTTTAATTTTCAGCCACTATCAAATGTCAAAAATGAAGTAGAGACAATAAAACAAATTTTGCCTACCTCTGAAGAAATGCTCGACGAGCAGTTTCAAACCAAGAATTTACAAAGTAAGCTTTATTCATCTTCTTACCCCATAGTTCACTTTGCAACTCATGGTCATTTCAGTTCTAATCCACAAGAGACATTTATTCTAAGTGCGCCAAATGTTCCTATCAATTTAAATAAGTTACAAGAATTACTTCAAACTAGGAAACAAAGTAGACCTGACGCGATTCAATTACTTGTCCTGAGTGCTTGTCAGACAGCCACAGGAGATAAACGCGCTGCTTTGGGGCTGGCTGGTGTAGCAGTAAAAGCAGGCGCACTCAGTACACTCGCATCACTGTGGTCAGTTAACGATAAGTCCACTGCTTTGTTTATGGGTCAATTCTACCAGCATCTTGTAAAACAACAGATGACAAAAGCCGCAGCACTCAGGCACACTCAACTTGACTTATTGCAGAATAGACAAGGTGAGTATAGACATCCATTTTATTGGTCACCTTTTGTGCTGGTGGGTGATTGGCTTTGA